A genomic window from Neoarius graeffei isolate fNeoGra1 chromosome 5, fNeoGra1.pri, whole genome shotgun sequence includes:
- the LOC132885801 gene encoding C-C chemokine receptor type 5-like has product MELSTGTPPGLCAQPAAVYSATHHSSNHIIKLADDTTIVSLIRNNDKSAYRAEVKHLVDDYYKDLNLYSNCNNTKVMTFSKVFLPSLYSIVFTVGLIGNGLVVCVLIKYHKKSNMSDLCLLNLAISDLLFLISLPFWAHYAAITEWTFGRFMCHAVTALYMLGFYGSIFFMILMTIDRYVVIVHTYTYLFSKHRSVRARIVLALLMWTLSLGASLPTIIFSKVNNESDVWKCRVEYPQGSTWKLVSYIELNILGLIIPLSVMLFCYSRIIRILMTMKSQKKHKAVKLMLVLVIVFFLFWTPYNIVIFLKFLHHLHYMNTCQWNQDLHMAMQWVEAIALSHCCLNPIIYAFVGQKFRNLFLKILKEWFPVCFGQCTTTESEFLERKPSIFLRSSEISFVRCC; this is encoded by the exons ATGGA ACTGAGCACAGGCACCCCCCCAGGCCTGTGTGCTCAGCCTGCTGCTGTTTACTCTGCCACCCATCATAGCTCAAATCACATCATCAAGCTTGCAGACGACACAACAATAGTGAGTCTCATCAGGAACAATGATAAGTCTGCATACAGAGCAGAGGTCAAACACCTGGTGGA TGACTACTACAAAGACTTGAACTTGTACTCAAACTGCAATAACACCAAAGTAATGACCTTCAGCAAAGTCTTCCTCCCTTCCCTCTACAGTATTGTCTTCACTGTGGGGTTAATTGGGAATGGCCTGGTGGTGTGTGTCCTGATAAAGTACCACAAAAAATCCAACATGTCAGATTTGTGTCTCTTAAACCTGGCCATTTCAGACCTCCTCTTTCTTATCTCATTGCCTTTCTGGGCCCACTATGCTGCCATCACTGAGTGGACCTTTGGAAGGTTCATGTGTCATGCAGTGACAGCACTCTACATGCTGGGCTTCTATGGAAGTATCTTTTTCATGATCCTAATGACCATTGACCGCTATGTTGTCATTGTCCACACCTATACCTACCTCTTCTCCAAGCACCGGTCTGTCAGAGCTAGGATAGTGCTTGCTTTGCTTATGTGGACACTTAGCTTGGGAGCCTCTCTGCCAACCATCATCTTCTCAAAAGTGAATAATGAATCAGATGTATGGAAATGTAGGGTGGAATATCCACAAGGGTCAACATGGAAGCTTGTCTCTTACATTGAGCTGAATATTCTCGGCTTGATCATTCCTCTCTCAGTGATGCTGTTCTGCTACTCACGTATCATTCGCATTTTAATGACCATGAAATCTCAGAAGAAACACAAAGCTGTCAAGCTCATGCTGGTGTTGGTTATTGTCTTCTTCTTATTCTGGACGCCCTACAACATTGTCATCTTCCTGAAGTTCCTGCATCACTTGCACTACATGAACACCTGTCAATGGAATCAGGACCTACACATGGCTATGCAGTGGGTGGAAGCCATAGCATTAAGTCATTGCTGCCTCAACCCCATAATCTATGCTTTTGTAGGGCAGAAATTCAGGAATTTATTTCTAAAGATCCTGAAAGAGTGGTTTCCTGTTTGCTTTGGGCAGTGCACAACAACTGAAAGTGAGTTCTTAGAGAGGAAGCCCTCTA